In Monodelphis domestica isolate mMonDom1 chromosome 4, mMonDom1.pri, whole genome shotgun sequence, one DNA window encodes the following:
- the VN2R585 gene encoding vomeronasal 2 receptor 585 (The RefSeq protein has 5 substitutions compared to this genomic sequence): MMFAVEEINRNTKLLPNITLGFHIFNAYHNDERTLESALVWLSGQGPTIPNYSCEKQSKSIVVIGGATSELTVSMGTLLELYRIPQVTYGLFDPLLNDPVQFPSVYQMASKDTSLPLAMVRLMLHFKWTWVGLVASDDSRSEKFLRDLQEEMVRNDVCVAFIHKIFTGLTEDECHHSDFLKKLWYSIARVIVIYGNTDTLLTLRFIEVPHTLLYRMWITSSHWDIAKKPGYIYFDNFHGALIFADQTSKIPGFKHFLKTINPAKDPENIFLQNFWNSAFGCTSTIGKGDGAVCSPNASLDTLRLTYLDMTMSDQSYTVYSAVYAVAWALHEMFLVRSEMQSNSNGNNLGIYPWKLHSFLKNIQFNNSAGNLVVLAEKKNSVANYDILNYVTFGNDTEVLVKVGEFVSEAPLGQEFIIQEKAIVWPRTWGEPLPSRCDKVCSPGFHIKVQEGKPVCCFDCAPCPQGQISNQTGKDQCMKCPEDQYPNRERIHCLPKRVAFLAYEETLGMALASIAASFSLLTALVLWVFVKHRDTPIVKANNRDLSYILLLSLSLCFLCSLFFIGRPTTTNCLLRQTTFGVMFTVAVSSILAKTITVVLAFRATRPGSRSRRWVGSRAPIYLVVFCTIIQVSLCIMWLFLSPPFPDADTHSDPEHIILECNEGSLIAFYSVLGYIAFLALGSFTVAFLARNLPDTFNEAKFITFSMLVFCSVWISFLPTYQSTKGKVMVAVEVFSILSSSAGLLGCIFIPKCYVILVQPQKNTKKFLKNNPNS, translated from the exons ATGATGTTTGCTGTAGAAGAGATCAACAGGAACACCAAACTGTTACCCAATATAACCCTGGGATTCCACATCTTCAATGCCTATCACAATGATGAGAGAACCTTGGAGAGCGCCCTGGTGTGGTTGTCAGGTCAGGGACCAACCATTCCAAATTACAGCTGTGAGAAGCAGAGCAAGTCTATAGTGGTCATTGGAGGAGCCACTTCTGAATTGACTGTTTCCATGGGAACCCTACTTGAGCTCTATAGGATCCCACAG GTCACCTATGGTCTATTTGATCCACTCTTGAATGACCCAGTCCAGTTTCCTTCTGTCTATCAGATGGCCTCCAAGGACACCTCTCTTCCTCTTGCCATGGTTCGATTAATGCTGCATTTCAAATGGACCTGGGTGGGATTGGTTGCCTCAGATGATTCAAGAAGTGAGAAGTTCCTAAGAGATCTTCAAGAAGAAATGGTCAGAAATGATGTCTGTGTTGCTTTTATACATAAGATCTTTACTGGTTTGACAGAGGATGAATGCCATCATTCTGATTTTCTCAAAAAACTATGGTATTCTATAGCCAGGGTGATTGTAATTTATGGAAATACAGACACACTACTGACCCTAAGGTTTATCGAGGTTCCTCATACCCTTCTATACAGAATGTGGATCACCAGCAGTCACTGGGATATTGCCAAAAAGCCAGGTTATATCTATTTTGACAATTTCCATGGAGCTCTGATATTCGCAGATCAGACAAGTAAGATTCCTGGTTTCAAACATTTTCTGAAAACCATTAACCCTGCCAAAGACCCAGAGAATATCTTCCTTCAGAACTTCTGGAACTCAGCTTTTGGATGTACATCTAcaattggaaaaggagatggagCTGTCTGTTCACCAAATGCTTCCTTGGACACACTGAGATTGACCTATTTAGACATGACTATGTCTGACCAGAGTTATACTGTTTACAGTGCTGTGTATGCTGTAGCCTGGGCCCTTCATGAAATGTTCTTGGTGAGATCAGAAATGCAATCCAATAGCAATGGGAACAACTTAGGTATTTATCCCTGGAAG ATCCACTCCTTCCTGAAGAACATCCAGTTTAACAACAGTGCTGGGAACCTCGTAGTCTTGGCTGAGAAGAAGAACTCTGTGGCAAACTATGATATTCTCAactatgtgacctttggtaaTGACACTGAAGTTCTGGTCAAAGTGGGAGAGTTTATTTCTGAGGCTCCACTTGGTCAAGAGTTCATTATCCAGCAGAAGGCAATAGTGTGGCCCAGAACATGGGGAGAG CCTCTTCCATCCAGATGCCACAAAGTCTGTAGCCCAGGATTCCACATAAAAGTCCAGGAGGGAAAGCCTGTCTGCTGTTTTGACTGTGCGCCCTGCCCACAGGGGCAGATTTCCAACCAGACAGGTAA AGATCAATGCATGAAGTGCCCTGAAGACCAATATCCAAATAGGGAGAGGATTCATTGCCTCCCCAAAAGGGTGGCTTTCCTGGCCTATGAAGAAACCTTGGGCATGGCCTTGGCCTCCATAgctgcttccttctctcttctcacagCTCTGGTTCTCTGGGTCTTTGTGAAGCACAGGGATACCCCCATAGTCAAAGCAAACAATCGGGATCTCAGCTacattctcctcctctccctttccttatgcTTCCTTTGTTCCCTGTTCTTCATTGGTCGCCCCACTACAACAAATTGCCTCCTCAGACAAACAACATTTGGAGTCATGTTCACGGTGGCCGTCTCTTCTATTCTTGCCAAAACCATCACTGTGGTTCTGGCCTTCAGAGCCACAAGACCAGGCAGCAGGAGCAGAAGATGGGTGGGCTCCAGAGCACCTATTTATCTTGTTGTCTTTTGTACCATCATTCAAGTCTCACTCTGCATAATGTGGCTGTTTCTCTCACCCCCATTCCCAGATGCAGACACACACTCTGACCCTGAGCACATCATCCTTGAGTGCAATGAGGGCTCTCTCATTGCCTTCTACTCTGTCCTGGGTTACATAGCATTCTTGGCCCTGGGGAGCTTCACTGTGGCTTTTCTAGCCAGAAATCTCCCTGACACCTTCAATGAAGCCAAGTTCATCACCTTCAGCATGCTTGTGTTCTGCAGTGTCTGGATCTCCTTCCTGCCCACATACCAGAGCACCAAGGGGAAGATGATGGTGGCTGTGGAGGTCTTCTCCATCTTGAGTTCCAGTGCTGGCTTACTAGGCTGCATCTTCATTCCCAAGTGCTATGTAATCCTTGTACAGCCACAGAAGAACaccaagaaatttttaaaaaataacccgaATTCCTAA
- the VN2R585 gene encoding vomeronasal 2 receptor 585 isoform X1, giving the protein MFFQLYFFMLLQLPLSVGREEGTPCHVERIFNPTYYRDGDLVVGGFFPLLLYKLNKLPYWKMFWFHPKDIIKHHQWHPKHYYQVLAMMFAVEEINRNTKLLPNITLGFHIFNAYHNDERTLESALVWLSGQGPTIPNYSCEKQSKSIVVIGGATSELTVSMGTLLELYRIPQVTYGLFDPLLNDPVQFPSVYQMASKDTSLPLAMVRLMLHFKWTWVGLVASDDSRSEKFLRDLQEEMVRNDVCVAFIHKIFTGLTEDECHHSDFLKKLWYSIARVIVIYGNTDTLLTLRFIEVPHTLLYRMWITSSHWDIAKKPGYIYFDNFHGALIFADQTSKIPGFKHFLKTINPAKDPENIFLQNFWNSAFGCTSTIGKGDGAVCSPNASLDTLRLTYLDMTMSDQSYTVYSAVYAVAWALHEMFLVRSEMQSNSNGNNLGIYPWKIHSFLKNIQFNNSAGNLVVLAEKKNSVANYDILNYVTFGNDTEVLVKVGEFISEAPLGQEFIIQQKAIVWPRTWGEPLPSRCHKVCSPGFHIKVQEGKPVCCFDCAPCPQGQISNQTGKDQCMKCPEDQYPNRERIHCLPKRVAFLAYEETLGMALASIAASFSLLTALVLWVFVKHRDTPIVKANNRDLSYILLLSLSLCFLCSLFFIGRPTTTNCLLRQTTFGVMFTVAVSSILAKTITVVLAFRATRPGSRSRRWVGSRAPIYLVVFCTIIQVSLCIMWLFLSPPFPDADTHSDPEHIILECNEGSLIAFYSVLGYIAFLALGSFTVAFLARNLPDTFNEAKFITFSMLVFCSVWISFLPTYQSTKGKMMVAVEVFSILSSSAGLLGCIFIPKCYVILVQPQKNTKKFLKNNPNS; this is encoded by the exons ATGTTCTTCCAACTTTACTTCTTCATGCTCCTGCAGCTGCCACTCTCTGTGGGCAGGGAAGAAGGGACCCCCTGCCATGTAGAAAGGATTTTCAACCCCACATATTATAGAGATGGGGATCTGGTTGTTGGAGGATTTTTCCCTCTACTTTTATATAAATTGAACAAATTACCATATTGGAAAATGTTTTGGTTTCACCCTAAGGATATCATAAAACATCATCA ATGGCACCCCAAACACTACTATCAGGTTCTGGCCATGATGTTTGCTGTAGAAGAGATCAACAGGAACACCAAACTGTTACCCAATATAACCCTGGGATTCCACATCTTCAATGCCTATCACAATGATGAGAGAACCTTGGAGAGCGCCCTGGTGTGGTTGTCAGGTCAGGGACCAACCATTCCAAATTACAGCTGTGAGAAGCAGAGCAAGTCTATAGTGGTCATTGGAGGAGCCACTTCTGAATTGACTGTTTCCATGGGAACCCTACTTGAGCTCTATAGGATCCCACAG GTCACCTATGGTCTATTTGATCCACTCTTGAATGACCCAGTCCAGTTTCCTTCTGTCTATCAGATGGCCTCCAAGGACACCTCTCTTCCTCTTGCCATGGTTCGATTAATGCTGCATTTCAAATGGACCTGGGTGGGATTGGTTGCCTCAGATGATTCAAGAAGTGAGAAGTTCCTAAGAGATCTTCAAGAAGAAATGGTCAGAAATGATGTCTGTGTTGCTTTTATACATAAGATCTTTACTGGTTTGACAGAGGATGAATGCCATCATTCTGATTTTCTCAAAAAACTATGGTATTCTATAGCCAGGGTGATTGTAATTTATGGAAATACAGACACACTACTGACCCTAAGGTTTATCGAGGTTCCTCATACCCTTCTATACAGAATGTGGATCACCAGCAGTCACTGGGATATTGCCAAAAAGCCAGGTTATATCTATTTTGACAATTTCCATGGAGCTCTGATATTCGCAGATCAGACAAGTAAGATTCCTGGTTTCAAACATTTTCTGAAAACCATTAACCCTGCCAAAGACCCAGAGAATATCTTCCTTCAGAACTTCTGGAACTCAGCTTTTGGATGTACATCTAcaattggaaaaggagatggagCTGTCTGTTCACCAAATGCTTCCTTGGACACACTGAGATTGACCTATTTAGACATGACTATGTCTGACCAGAGTTATACTGTTTACAGTGCTGTGTATGCTGTAGCCTGGGCCCTTCATGAAATGTTCTTGGTGAGATCAGAAATGCAATCCAATAGCAATGGGAACAACTTAGGTATTTATCCCTGGAAG ATCCACTCCTTCCTGAAGAACATCCAGTTTAACAACAGTGCTGGGAACCTCGTAGTCTTGGCTGAGAAGAAGAACTCTGTGGCAAACTATGATATTCTCAactatgtgacctttggtaaTGACACTGAAGTTCTGGTCAAAGTGGGAGAGTTTATTTCTGAGGCTCCACTTGGTCAAGAGTTCATTATCCAGCAGAAGGCAATAGTGTGGCCCAGAACATGGGGAGAG CCTCTTCCATCCAGATGCCACAAAGTCTGTAGCCCAGGATTCCACATAAAAGTCCAGGAGGGAAAGCCTGTCTGCTGTTTTGACTGTGCGCCCTGCCCACAGGGGCAGATTTCCAACCAGACAGGTAA AGATCAATGCATGAAGTGCCCTGAAGACCAATATCCAAATAGGGAGAGGATTCATTGCCTCCCCAAAAGGGTGGCTTTCCTGGCCTATGAAGAAACCTTGGGCATGGCCTTGGCCTCCATAgctgcttccttctctcttctcacagCTCTGGTTCTCTGGGTCTTTGTGAAGCACAGGGATACCCCCATAGTCAAAGCAAACAATCGGGATCTCAGCTacattctcctcctctccctttccttatgcTTCCTTTGTTCCCTGTTCTTCATTGGTCGCCCCACTACAACAAATTGCCTCCTCAGACAAACAACATTTGGAGTCATGTTCACGGTGGCCGTCTCTTCTATTCTTGCCAAAACCATCACTGTGGTTCTGGCCTTCAGAGCCACAAGACCAGGCAGCAGGAGCAGAAGATGGGTGGGCTCCAGAGCACCTATTTATCTTGTTGTCTTTTGTACCATCATTCAAGTCTCACTCTGCATAATGTGGCTGTTTCTCTCACCCCCATTCCCAGATGCAGACACACACTCTGACCCTGAGCACATCATCCTTGAGTGCAATGAGGGCTCTCTCATTGCCTTCTACTCTGTCCTGGGTTACATAGCATTCTTGGCCCTGGGGAGCTTCACTGTGGCTTTTCTAGCCAGAAATCTCCCTGACACCTTCAATGAAGCCAAGTTCATCACCTTCAGCATGCTTGTGTTCTGCAGTGTCTGGATCTCCTTCCTGCCCACATACCAGAGCACCAAGGGGAAGATGATGGTGGCTGTGGAGGTCTTCTCCATCTTGAGTTCCAGTGCTGGCTTACTAGGCTGCATCTTCATTCCCAAGTGCTATGTAATCCTTGTACAGCCACAGAAGAACaccaagaaatttttaaaaaataacccgaATTCCTAA